A genomic region of Lytechinus pictus isolate F3 Inbred chromosome 2, Lp3.0, whole genome shotgun sequence contains the following coding sequences:
- the LOC129254176 gene encoding AFG3-like protein 2: MAYNCIRLRLRGAVERILSRSLGQSVRVNQIHLHSTNADMSTSWKLSSLITRLRLAAKPPKGFEKFFPEGKQGAKKPKVAKETSESSKSAPKRSSGKQESENNKNFGEDLWKSLMAQGKTGGAGGGPGGRPPIDEKNRQQLMFSIAVTIGGAIAAGYVLMGGSAVEITYKEFLNEYLAARQVERVEVVNKKFVRVWLKTGHSKGRYVWFNIGSVDAFERNLEQAQGNLGMEPQNFLSVVYSSESDGSFLMSLIPTALMIGFFLYLFRNNPATGGRAGRGKGGIFGFGESTAKILKEDVGVRFKDVAGCEEAKVEIMEFVNFLKNPQKYAELGAKIPKGAILSGPPGTGKTLLAKATAGEANVPFITVNGSEFLEMFVGVGPSRVRDMFAMARKNAPCILFMDEIDAVGRKRGRSNFGGQSEQENTLNQLLVEMDGFNTTTNVVVLAGTNRPDILDPALMRPGRFDRQIYLGAPDIKGRASIFKVHLKPLKTEVNMEEMSRKLAALTPGFTGADIANVCNEAALIAARHGFNQIEASHFEAAIERVVAGLEKKTQVLQPEEKKTVAYHEAGHAVAGWFLEHADPLLKVSIIPRGKGLGYAQYLPKEHFLFTQEQMLHRMCMTLGGRASEEIFFNKITTGAQDDLKKVTQMAYAQVVQFGMSDKVGNVSFDIPQQGEMVLEKPYSEQTAQMIDEEVRTIIKVAYDSTLDLLKKNRENVEMVALRLLDREVLNKDDMVELLGKRPFAERTTYEEFVEGTGSFEEDTSLPKGLEGWNEESEKKKGLKDDKNLDVNA; this comes from the exons ATGGCGTACAATTGTATTCGCCTGAGACTGAGAGGGGCTGTAGAGAGAATTCTTAGCAGGAGTTTGGGACAAAGCGTTCGGGTGAATCAG ATTCATCTACACAGCACCAATGCAGACATGTCTACCTCATGGAAGCTATCTAGCCTCATCACCAGACTGAGGTTAGCTGCAAAGCCACCAAAGGGGTTCGAAAAGTTCTTTCCAGAAGGCAAACAAGGGGCTAAGAAACCCAAAGTTGCAAAAGAAACAT CGGAGTCTTCCAAATCGGCACCCAAACGAAGCAGCGGCAAACAAGAATCGGAGAACAACAAGAACTTTGGGGAAGATCTTTGGAAGAGCCTCATGGCCCAAGGGAAGACGGGCGGAGCAGGAGGGGGCCCTGGAGGCAGACCGCCCATCGACGAGAAGAACAGACAGCAGCTGATGTTCAGTATAGCCGTCACCATAGGGGGCGCTATAGCAGCGGGCTACGTCCTGATGGGAGGTTCGGCAGTGGAGATCACGTACAAGGAGTTCCTGAATGAATACTTGGCAGCACGACAG GTTGAAAGAGTAGAAGTTGTCAACAAGAAATTTGTCAGAGTGTGGCTCAAGACTGGTCACTCCAAAGGG AGGTATGTGTGGTTCAACATCGGCAGTGTGGACGCTTTCGAGAGGAACCTAGAGCAGGCTCAGGGCAACCTCGGTATGGAACCTCAGAACTTCCTCTCTGTCGTCTATAGTTCAGAGAGTGATGG GTCATTTTTGATGAGTCTGATCCCCACTGCCCTGATGATTGGTTTCTTCCTGTATCTTTTCCGGAACAACCCCGCCACTGGAGGGCGGGCTGGTAGGGGCAAGGGCGGTATCTTTGGGTTTGGAGAGTCAACAGCAAAGATCCTCAAAGAAGACGTAGGAGTCAGGTTTAA GGATGTTGCTGGATGTGAGGAGGCTAAGGTGGAGATTATGGAGTTTGTAAACTTCCTAAAGAACCCTCAGAAATATGCAGAACTTGGAGCCAAGATCCCAAAA ggtgCTATCTTATCTGGACCACCGGGAACAGGTAAAACCCTGTTGGCCAAGGCGACAGCAGGGGAAGCTAATGTGCCTTTCATCACAGTCAATGGTTCTGAGTTCTTAGAGATGTTTGTTGGTGTGGGTCCCTCAAGG gTGAGGGACATGTTTGCAATGGCAAGGAAAAACGCCCCGTGTATTCTCTTTATGGATGAGATTGATGCAGTGGGACGGAAAAGAGGAAGGAGTAACTTTGGAGGACAAAGCGAACAGGAAAATACGTTAAATCAACTTCTAGTAGAAATGGATG GTTTCAATACCACCACCAATGTTGTTGTCTTGGCAGGAACAAACCGTCCAGATATCCTAGACCCCGCCCTAATGAGACCTGGCcgttttgatagacaaatctaCCTCGGTGCGCCAGATATCAAGGGAAG GGCATCTATTTTCAAGGTTCATCTGAAGCCATTGAAGACAGAAGTAAACATGGAGGAGATGTCAAGGAAACTAGCTGCACTCACTCCTGGTTTTACAG GAGCTGACATAGCTAATGTGTGCAATGAAGCTGCATTGATCGCTGCTAGACATGGTTTCAATCAGATTGAAGCATCTCACTTTGAAGCTGCCATTGAAAGAGTAGTAGCAG GTCTTGAAAAGAAGACGCAAGTATTACAACCAGAAGAGAAGAAGACTGTAGCGTATCATGAGGCTGGTCATGCCGTAGCAGGCTGGTTCTTAGAACATGCTGACCCTCTGCTTAAg GTTTCGATCATCCCACGAGGAAAAGGTCTTGGCTATGCCCAGTACTTGCCAAAGGAACACTTTCTATTCACCCAAGAGCAAATGCTACACAGGATGTGCATGACACTAGGTGGACGTGCCTCCGAGGAAATCTTTTTCAACAAGATCACAACAGGTGCCCAGGACGATCTCAAGAAAGTCACACAGATGGCATATGCTCAG GTTGTTCAGTTTGGCATGAGTGACAAGGTTGGCAACGTCTCCTTCGACATACCCCAACAGGGCGAGATGGTTTTAGAGAAACCCTACAGCGAACAGACTGCTCAGATGATAGATGAAGAAGTCAGGACCATCATCAAGGTTGCTTATGATTCAACCTTGGATCTCCTGAAGAAGAACAGAGAGAATGTAGAGATG GTTGCATTGAGGCTACTAGATCGCGAAGTCCTCAACAAGGATGACATGGTGGAACTCTTGGGCAAGCGGCCTTTTGCAGAAAGGACAACGTATGAAGAGTTCGTAGAGGGAACAGGCAGTTTTGAAGAGGACACCAGCCTTCCCAAAGGGCTCGAGGGTTGGAATGAGGAGAGTGAGAAGAAAAAGGGACTCAAGGACGATAAGAACTTGGATGTGAATGCATAG